TCGCTTGCTCGACGGCCCTCGCGCCGCTGCCGTCGAAGGTGAATGCATCGAAGCGCAGGGCCGCCAATTGAAGGAAAGTCTTTATTCCACGCTGGGTCGCTCGCTCCATATCCGCCAGGTGGACGCCGGGTCGTGCAACGGCTGCGAAGTCGAAATCGTGAACCTGAGCGGTCCGATCTATGACATCGAACGCTTCGGCATTCATTTCGTGGCATCGCCACGTCATGCCGACATGCTTCTGGTTACCGGCCCGGTTACGCGCAATATGGAAACGGCGCTGAAGAACACTTACGACGCAATGCCCGCGCCGCGGCTCGTCGTGGCCGTCGGCGCGTGTGGTTGCAGCGGCGGCATTTTCGGCCGAAACTACGCCACGCGGGGAGGTGTAGATCAGGTTGTTCCGGTGGACGTGTACATCCCGGGCTGTCCGCCGAATCCGCATGCCCTCCTCCACGGAATTCTTCTGG
This sequence is a window from Candidatus Angelobacter sp.. Protein-coding genes within it:
- the nuoB gene encoding NADH-quinone oxidoreductase subunit NuoB is translated as MFEIIKKSLGTGVVTSGYPNTPAEVSKYARGKPAIDFPRWKDARPSAAICPTGAIAFTDTNGQRTATLDLAKCIFCGLCADVDPAIRMTNTCECAAPGRDDLVSRAVYSLTRDGAHDRLLDGPRAAAVEGECIEAQGRQLKESLYSTLGRSLHIRQVDAGSCNGCEVEIVNLSGPIYDIERFGIHFVASPRHADMLLVTGPVTRNMETALKNTYDAMPAPRLVVAVGACGCSGGIFGRNYATRGGVDQVVPVDVYIPGCPPNPHALLHGILLAIGRMQRHRHSDPENSNESGR